One Ranitomeya variabilis isolate aRanVar5 chromosome 5, aRanVar5.hap1, whole genome shotgun sequence DNA window includes the following coding sequences:
- the LOC143774613 gene encoding olfactory receptor 5G9-like: MCDVNQTQVTQIRLLGFQSLSKYKPLLFLLLTLSYICILGGNLLIILLVTIIDQLKTPMFFLLKHLSIADVLLTTSVIPLMLGIMFAEEGVLSFWGCMTQLYFFGIFCTVQCFLIAIMSYDRYLAICHPLRYSTLISLDLCLRLVMGAWFLVIVFTSSEVFVFFQSNFCGLNYIDHFFCDLGPLMELATSDISIVIMQDFVYGTFMLFFPFVFIIVTYFCIFFTILNISYSRRKAFSTCSSHLTTVCAYYGTLIVVYMAPSDESSSNTNKYRSLLYIVVTPLMNPFIYSLRNNEIRRAMQKMRYMYIFKQKEFKCSAQW; the protein is encoded by the coding sequence atgtgtgatgtgAATCAGACACAAGTCACTCAGATACGTCTTCTTGGATTCCAAAGTCTTTCCAAATACAAACCTCTTCTATTCCTTCTGCTTACCCTGAGTTACATATGTATACTGGGAGGAAATCTTCTCATTATCCTTCTAGTGACCATCATTGACCAACTCAAAACTCCAATGTTTTTCTTACTGAAGCATTTATCCATAGCAGATGTCTTACTGACCACCAGCGTTATCCCCTTGATGTTAGGCATTATGTTTGCTGAGGAAGGAGTTTTGTCCTTTTGGGGTTGTATGACACAGCTTTATTTCTTTGGTATATTTTGCACTGTTCAATGTTTCCTCATTGCCATTATGTCTTATGATCGATATTTGGCCATTTGTCATCCGTTACGATATTCCACACTAATAAGTCTGGATCTTTGCCTTCGACTTGTTATGGGAgcctggtttttggtcattgtgTTCActtcaagtgaggtctttgttttttttcagtctaaCTTCTGTGGCTTGAATTACATAGACCATTTCTTTTGTGACCTTGGTCCCTTAATGGAATTGGCCACTTCAGATATTTCCATTGTAATAATGCAAGACTTTGTTTATGGCACCTTTATGcttttttttccatttgtttttattattgttACCTACTTTTGCATTTTCTTTACCATCCTTAACATTTCTTATAGTAGAAGAAAAGCCTTCTCCACATGTAGCTCCCACCTGACCACAGTTTGTGCATATTACGGCACCCTAATCGTAGTCTATATGGCTCCATCTGATGAGAGCTCATCCAATACCAACAAATACAGATCCCTGTTGTATATAGTAGTTACACCATTGATGAATCCTTTTATCTACAGTCTGAGGAACAATGAGATTAGGAGAGCTATGCAAAAGATgagatatatgtatatttttaaacaAAAGGAGTTTAAATGTTCAGCTCAGTGGTAA